The following are encoded together in the Thiobacillus sp. SCUT-2 genome:
- the imuA gene encoding translesion DNA synthesis-associated protein ImuA gives MNPSLESVLQHPGIWRGDRRAQTAEAALPTGFAALDALLPGGGWPRGALTELLLARQGIGELRLLMPALAQLPETDGWLAWVAPPYVPYAAALAAAGIDLKRLVVAKPPTEADAWWTAEQALRSGACGALLAWLRAPDERRMRRLQLAAETGHAWGVLFRHARAAHERSPAALRLLLEPAADGLAVHILKRRGGPVSQPVVVALPQAGAARRPRRTAPVLSLVQA, from the coding sequence GTGAATCCTTCCCTCGAATCGGTGCTGCAGCACCCCGGCATCTGGCGCGGCGACCGGCGCGCGCAGACGGCCGAGGCCGCGCTGCCGACCGGCTTCGCCGCGCTCGACGCGCTGCTGCCGGGCGGCGGCTGGCCGCGCGGGGCGCTGACCGAGCTGCTGCTCGCGCGCCAGGGCATCGGCGAGCTGCGGCTCTTGATGCCGGCGCTGGCGCAGCTGCCGGAGACGGACGGCTGGCTCGCCTGGGTGGCGCCGCCCTACGTGCCGTATGCCGCGGCGCTCGCGGCCGCCGGCATCGATCTGAAACGCCTGGTGGTGGCGAAGCCGCCGACCGAGGCCGACGCCTGGTGGACGGCCGAGCAGGCGCTGCGCTCGGGTGCCTGCGGGGCATTGCTGGCGTGGCTGCGCGCGCCCGACGAGCGCCGCATGCGCCGCCTGCAGCTGGCGGCCGAAACGGGCCACGCCTGGGGCGTGCTGTTCCGCCACGCACGCGCCGCGCACGAGCGCTCGCCCGCCGCGCTGCGCCTGCTGCTCGAACCGGCCGCCGACGGGCTCGCGGTGCACATCCTCAAGCGCCGCGGCGGTCCGGTGAGCCAGCCGGTGGTCGTGGCGCTGCCGCAGGCGGGTGCGGCGCGGCGCCCGCGACGGACGGCGCCGGTGCTGTCGCTGGTGCAGGCCTGA